A section of the Paenibacillus aurantius genome encodes:
- a CDS encoding alpha/beta hydrolase, with translation MTEPLWPQGAPLGAGSDIEDRPRLTPYLIDAQGPSAAVVVLPGGGYAHRAAHEGEPVARWLNTLGIHAFVLDYRIKPYRHPAPLLDAQRAIRTVRARAEEWRVDPDRVGILGFSAGGHLAASAGTHYDAGNREAEDPIERQGCRPDAMILCYPVVTMESFTHQGSRENLLGPSPDPALVSSLSIETRVTEDTPPAFVWHTSDDAAVPVENSLQLAGALSRCRVPFELHSFESGRHGIGLAEDHPEAYAWTSLCARWLRRRGFCTL, from the coding sequence ATGACGGAACCATTATGGCCGCAAGGGGCACCGCTTGGGGCAGGCAGTGACATAGAGGACAGGCCCCGGCTGACGCCCTATTTGATCGACGCACAAGGGCCATCCGCCGCCGTAGTCGTCCTGCCCGGCGGCGGCTATGCCCACCGCGCCGCCCATGAAGGGGAGCCCGTGGCCCGCTGGCTGAACACGCTCGGAATCCACGCCTTCGTGCTGGATTACCGCATCAAGCCGTACCGGCATCCGGCTCCCCTGCTCGATGCGCAGAGGGCCATCCGGACCGTGAGGGCCCGGGCGGAGGAGTGGAGAGTCGATCCGGACCGGGTCGGCATTCTCGGCTTCTCGGCCGGCGGGCACCTGGCGGCGAGCGCCGGCACCCATTACGATGCAGGGAACCGGGAAGCGGAGGACCCCATCGAGCGGCAGGGCTGCCGGCCCGATGCCATGATTTTATGCTACCCGGTCGTTACGATGGAGTCGTTCACCCATCAAGGCTCCAGGGAGAATCTGCTCGGGCCGTCCCCCGACCCGGCTCTTGTCTCCTCCTTGTCTATCGAGACCAGAGTGACGGAGGATACGCCTCCCGCCTTTGTCTGGCACACGTCCGACGATGCCGCGGTTCCGGTGGAGAACAGCCTGCAGCTGGCGGGGGCGTTAAGCCGCTGCCGGGTTCCTTTTGAGCTGCACAGCTTCGAAAGCGGGAGACATGGAATCGGGCTCGCCGAGGATCACCCGGAGGCCTATGCCTGGACCTCCCTATGCGCCCGCTGGCTCCGCCGCCGGGGGTTCTGTACGCTTTGA
- a CDS encoding YfiT family bacillithiol transferase, which yields MSDLRYPIGRFQQEEPIPPEQLQAWISDIESLPNRLREAAAGLSEEQLDTPYRPGGWTVRQVIHHVADSHMNSFIRFKLALTEPEPVIKPYREERWAELPDTSRAPIGLSLELLQQLHERWVLLLRSMTEGDYARLFVHPDSGPLTLARTTGLYAWHGRNHTAHIAALRERMSW from the coding sequence ATGAGCGATTTGCGGTATCCCATCGGCCGTTTTCAGCAGGAGGAGCCTATTCCTCCGGAACAGCTCCAAGCCTGGATCTCCGACATCGAGAGCCTTCCCAACCGGCTCAGAGAGGCGGCCGCCGGCTTGAGCGAGGAGCAGCTCGATACGCCTTACCGCCCGGGCGGCTGGACGGTCCGCCAAGTCATCCATCATGTCGCGGACAGCCACATGAACAGCTTCATCCGCTTCAAGCTGGCCCTAACCGAGCCGGAGCCGGTCATCAAGCCTTACCGGGAAGAACGGTGGGCGGAGCTTCCCGACACTTCGCGGGCTCCCATCGGGCTTTCGCTCGAGCTGCTGCAGCAGCTGCACGAGCGGTGGGTTCTGCTCCTCCGTTCGATGACGGAAGGGGACTATGCCCGCCTCTTCGTGCATCCGGATTCGGGGCCGCTCACTCTCGCCCGGACTACCGGCCTCTATGCCTGGCACGGGCGCAATCATACCGCGCATATTGCTGCCCTGCGCGAAAGAATGAGCTGGTAA
- a CDS encoding ABC transporter ATP-binding protein produces the protein MIECENLVKIYKAAELEVVALQGLDLQVEEGELMAIIGNSGSGKSTLLNMLGGLDRPSAGRLMVDGRDLLKFTERDLVRYKRESVGFVWQNNARNLIPYLTAQENVELPILLQGRRKRQRALELLEAVGLSHRTKNRLNELSGGEQQRVAIAIALANRPRLLLADEPTGSVDSRMADQILDLFRELNRSMGLTVVIVTHDPKLARKVDRVVAIRDGRTSSEMIRRKSYADELAELERGEAEAATGEEESHIEYAVMDKAGRLQIPASYLEALGIAKANKVKVALEDGRIVLLPPDHPNGAAGKSSSSPQRIGE, from the coding sequence ATGATCGAATGCGAGAACCTCGTCAAAATCTACAAGGCCGCCGAGCTCGAGGTGGTCGCCCTGCAGGGACTGGACCTTCAGGTCGAGGAGGGGGAGCTCATGGCCATCATCGGCAACAGCGGAAGCGGCAAATCAACGCTTCTGAACATGCTGGGAGGCTTGGACCGCCCTTCGGCCGGGCGGCTCATGGTGGACGGGCGGGACCTGCTGAAATTCACCGAAAGGGACCTCGTCCGGTACAAAAGGGAAAGCGTGGGTTTCGTCTGGCAGAACAACGCGCGCAACCTGATCCCTTATTTGACGGCCCAGGAGAACGTTGAGCTGCCGATTCTGCTGCAGGGCAGACGCAAGCGCCAGCGGGCGCTGGAGCTGCTCGAAGCCGTCGGCTTGTCCCACCGGACGAAGAACCGGCTGAACGAGCTGTCGGGCGGGGAGCAGCAGCGGGTGGCCATCGCCATTGCCTTGGCGAACCGCCCGCGCCTTCTGCTGGCGGACGAACCGACCGGCTCCGTCGATTCCCGGATGGCCGACCAGATTCTAGACCTGTTCCGCGAGCTGAACCGGAGCATGGGGCTGACGGTAGTCATCGTTACCCATGACCCGAAGCTCGCACGGAAGGTGGACCGCGTGGTGGCGATCCGGGACGGACGAACCTCCTCCGAGATGATCCGGCGCAAATCGTACGCCGACGAGCTGGCGGAGCTGGAGCGGGGAGAAGCCGAGGCGGCGACCGGGGAAGAGGAATCCCATATCGAGTATGCCGTCATGGACAAGGCGGGCCGCCTGCAGATCCCGGCTTCCTACCTGGAAGCCTTGGGCATCGCCAAGGCCAACAAGGTCAAGGTGGCTCTGGAAGACGGCCGGATTGTGCTCCTGCCGCCGGATCATCCGAACGGAGCGGCGGGTAAGTCAAGCTCCAGCCCTCAGCGGATAGGCGAATAA
- a CDS encoding ABC transporter permease, translating into MALFVMILRKMAKNRWLELSLLGGLILSVALVSSMPVYINAVLQRMLVKDLEIRQQAAGEYQGKLWSSVYLTDEGKPEDGGRLLQGVDSYLAKKQDDFRLPVKEYVRERYTETYRLQPADPMKADPSVERNAALTALSGMEDHIRLVDGRLPSQEPVDGVYETLVTEKTLLKFKMVLGVEFRVTDDKDRTILRIKPVGVFDRKDYADLYWASSMSSYESSFFLPFSLFERDLTEGRKLVLRGGVWYYALDYTKLKLGNIDAFTGTAKDVQGYLAGRFSSQSVSAPALGIIEGYFEKEKRLRLMLWSLNVPVMLMLAFYLYMVANLITERQKTEIAVLRSRGAGRWQIMAGGLIEGLVLGAVALAAGPYAGLLLTKALGASNGFLEFVQRAPLDVELNASAYRYALGTVACSILMTLIPMFLATRASIVGHKRQMSRLDKPSFWHRYFIDVFLIAFSVYQLQSFRRRMDDLASMGLDSLDFKVDPLLFFVPALFMLGTGLLLLRLYPWFIRAVYWSGRTFWSPALYSTLIQVGRSSTQYLFIMVFLIMTLAMGAFSASAARTINQNSDNQIRYAAGADVTMKTNWENDAPPPAATEAGGEGAAPPAQAPAPAKRIQYTEPPFAPFGELEGVAQTAKVFVKKNAFANAGKTQAGVQLMGIDTDEFGRTAWLRDNLLDHSFYDYLNLIASDPSAVLISRSLAEEANLKPGDTLRVGWAGLEGASFLVYGIIDYWPGWNPNGASQASGGTTAKAGNAKKRDLPKLVVGHLSYIQNNLALEPYEVWLKLKPGTTSAELYRQLEEKELHPVELTDTKQLLIRQKNDPFQLAINGVLTLGFLISILISFFGFLLYWLLSLSARTLQIGILRAMGLSFPQLAGMLAAEQLLTSGAAVLIGLFTGTLASRLFVPIFKISFNTAQQMLPFQVVFDPRDQLQLYLITGAMILIGLVLLGYMLSRIKIHQAVKLGED; encoded by the coding sequence GTGGCTTTGTTCGTCATGATTTTGCGCAAAATGGCAAAAAACCGCTGGCTGGAGCTCAGCCTGCTTGGTGGGCTGATCCTCTCGGTGGCTCTTGTGAGCTCCATGCCCGTCTACATCAATGCCGTCCTCCAGAGGATGCTGGTCAAGGACCTGGAGATCCGGCAGCAGGCGGCAGGGGAATACCAGGGGAAGCTGTGGTCCTCGGTTTACCTGACCGATGAAGGGAAACCGGAGGATGGGGGACGACTCCTGCAGGGGGTCGACTCCTATCTTGCAAAGAAGCAGGATGATTTTCGGCTGCCCGTTAAGGAGTATGTGAGGGAGAGGTATACCGAGACGTACCGCTTGCAGCCGGCGGACCCTATGAAAGCGGATCCCTCGGTGGAGCGCAACGCGGCGTTGACGGCGCTGAGCGGCATGGAGGATCACATCCGGCTGGTGGACGGGCGTCTCCCGTCCCAGGAGCCGGTCGACGGTGTGTACGAGACGCTGGTTACCGAGAAGACTCTGCTTAAGTTCAAGATGGTGCTGGGGGTGGAATTCCGGGTGACGGATGACAAGGACCGCACCATCCTCCGGATTAAGCCCGTCGGGGTATTTGACCGCAAGGATTACGCGGATCTGTACTGGGCGAGCAGCATGAGCAGCTACGAGTCCTCATTCTTTCTCCCGTTTTCCTTATTCGAGCGGGATTTAACGGAGGGGCGTAAGCTGGTCCTCCGGGGAGGCGTCTGGTATTACGCGCTTGATTATACCAAGCTTAAGCTTGGCAATATCGACGCATTTACCGGAACGGCGAAGGACGTGCAGGGCTACCTGGCCGGCCGTTTCTCCAGCCAATCGGTCAGTGCTCCCGCCCTCGGCATCATCGAAGGGTATTTCGAGAAAGAAAAAAGGCTGCGCCTGATGCTCTGGTCCCTTAACGTGCCGGTGATGCTGATGCTCGCCTTCTACCTGTATATGGTCGCGAACCTCATTACGGAGAGACAGAAGACGGAGATCGCGGTGCTTCGCAGCCGGGGGGCCGGCCGCTGGCAGATTATGGCCGGCGGCCTGATCGAAGGGCTCGTGCTCGGGGCGGTCGCGCTTGCCGCGGGTCCCTACGCGGGGCTCCTGCTGACCAAAGCGCTGGGAGCCTCGAACGGCTTCCTGGAATTCGTCCAACGGGCGCCTCTTGACGTAGAGCTGAACGCTTCCGCTTACCGGTATGCCCTGGGGACGGTGGCCTGCTCCATCCTCATGACCCTGATTCCGATGTTCCTGGCCACCCGGGCTTCCATTGTCGGGCATAAGCGTCAGATGAGCCGGCTGGATAAGCCGTCATTCTGGCACCGGTATTTCATCGACGTCTTTCTGATCGCCTTCTCCGTCTACCAGCTTCAGAGCTTCCGCAGGAGAATGGACGACTTGGCCTCGATGGGACTCGATTCCCTCGATTTCAAGGTTGATCCGCTTCTGTTCTTCGTGCCTGCGCTTTTCATGCTTGGAACCGGGCTGCTGCTGCTCCGCCTGTACCCGTGGTTTATCCGGGCCGTCTACTGGAGCGGCCGGACCTTCTGGTCGCCGGCGCTTTATTCCACGCTGATCCAGGTCGGACGCTCGTCCACCCAGTACCTGTTCATCATGGTCTTCCTGATCATGACGCTGGCGATGGGGGCCTTCAGCGCAAGCGCAGCCCGTACCATTAACCAGAATTCCGATAACCAGATCCGTTATGCGGCGGGGGCGGACGTGACCATGAAGACCAACTGGGAGAACGATGCCCCGCCGCCCGCTGCAACGGAGGCAGGCGGGGAGGGAGCGGCTCCGCCGGCACAGGCTCCCGCGCCGGCCAAACGGATCCAGTACACGGAGCCGCCTTTTGCTCCGTTCGGAGAGCTGGAGGGGGTGGCGCAAACGGCCAAGGTGTTCGTTAAGAAGAATGCATTCGCGAACGCCGGCAAAACCCAGGCCGGGGTCCAGCTCATGGGGATCGATACGGATGAATTTGGCCGGACGGCATGGCTGCGGGATAACCTGCTCGATCACTCCTTCTACGATTATCTTAATTTGATTGCGTCGGACCCTTCCGCCGTCCTTATCTCACGGTCGCTCGCCGAGGAGGCGAATCTCAAGCCGGGGGATACCCTCCGGGTCGGCTGGGCCGGTCTGGAAGGAGCATCCTTCCTTGTGTACGGCATCATTGACTATTGGCCGGGCTGGAATCCGAACGGGGCTTCCCAAGCCTCCGGCGGCACGACGGCCAAAGCGGGGAACGCCAAGAAGCGGGATTTGCCCAAGCTCGTCGTCGGGCACCTTTCTTATATCCAGAACAACCTGGCGCTGGAGCCTTATGAGGTATGGCTCAAGCTTAAGCCGGGAACGACCAGCGCGGAGCTCTACCGGCAGCTGGAGGAGAAGGAGCTTCATCCGGTCGAGCTGACCGATACCAAGCAGCTGCTTATCCGGCAGAAGAACGATCCCTTTCAGCTCGCGATCAACGGAGTGTTGACGCTGGGCTTCCTGATTTCAATACTTATCAGCTTCTTCGGCTTTTTGCTGTACTGGCTGCTTTCGCTCTCGGCGAGAACGCTGCAGATCGGGATATTGCGGGCCATGGGCTTGTCGTTTCCGCAGCTGGCGGGCATGCTGGCGGCCGAGCAGCTTCTGACCTCCGGTGCCGCCGTTCTGATCGGGCTGTTCACAGGAACGCTGGCGAGCCGCTTGTTCGTGCCTATTTTCAAAATCTCCTTCAACACCGCCCAGCAGATGCTTCCGTTCCAGGTGGTCTTTGATCCGCGGGATCAGCTCCAGCTGTATCTCATCACCGGCGCCATGATCCTGATCGGTCTTGTCCTGCTCGGGTATATGTTGTCCCGCATCAAGATCCACCAAGCCGTCAAACTCGGGGAGGATTGA
- a CDS encoding efflux RND transporter periplasmic adaptor subunit yields MEELWKRLKPVRAVWIAVCGGTVLLAGCSLLPQEEAPLAPPLVKPVKESMDLYEVKPGTIVKSVSGVATFASQQIQYLFFRDSGGRLQSVDVNLGDTIKRGTTVAKLERGDLETKIKLQRLAVEKAQIALEQTRQDKSGDSAAIRLKQIDVETVQIQLNQLTEQLNKANLVSDIEGVVTYIDSIKQGDVVTAYKPVVTVADPKQMKLVYEFSNPNDLTGIQVGMEVELKIASKPYKGKIVQTPSSVPPTTDKAQAEKNAKTIVIVPDELPDKVALGSTADFVVTTEKKENVLVIPRAGLRSYLGREYVQVLEGESRKEVDVEKGLASSTQVEIRKGLKEGQKVILNN; encoded by the coding sequence ATGGAAGAATTGTGGAAGAGGCTTAAGCCCGTAAGGGCGGTATGGATTGCCGTTTGCGGCGGCACGGTGCTGTTAGCGGGATGCTCCCTGCTCCCGCAGGAGGAGGCTCCTTTGGCACCCCCGCTCGTCAAACCGGTTAAGGAGAGCATGGACCTTTACGAGGTCAAGCCGGGCACGATCGTCAAGTCCGTAAGCGGGGTGGCGACGTTTGCCTCCCAGCAGATCCAGTATTTGTTCTTTCGCGACTCCGGAGGACGGCTCCAGTCGGTGGATGTTAACCTGGGGGATACGATAAAGCGGGGCACCACCGTGGCCAAGCTCGAAAGAGGCGACCTGGAGACCAAGATCAAGCTGCAGAGGCTGGCCGTGGAGAAGGCGCAGATCGCTCTGGAGCAGACGAGGCAGGACAAAAGCGGCGATTCGGCGGCGATTCGGCTGAAGCAGATAGATGTCGAGACGGTTCAGATTCAGCTGAATCAACTGACGGAGCAGCTAAACAAAGCGAACCTGGTTTCGGACATTGAAGGGGTGGTTACCTATATCGACTCCATCAAGCAGGGAGACGTCGTAACGGCGTACAAGCCGGTGGTGACCGTGGCCGATCCGAAGCAGATGAAGCTGGTCTACGAATTCTCCAACCCTAACGATTTGACCGGGATTCAGGTCGGCATGGAGGTGGAGTTGAAGATCGCGTCCAAGCCGTATAAAGGAAAAATCGTGCAGACGCCGTCCTCCGTTCCTCCGACGACGGACAAGGCCCAGGCCGAGAAGAATGCCAAGACGATCGTCATCGTCCCCGACGAGCTTCCGGATAAAGTCGCCTTGGGCTCTACGGCGGATTTCGTGGTAACCACGGAGAAGAAGGAGAATGTTCTCGTCATTCCGCGGGCCGGCCTGCGTTCTTATTTGGGGCGCGAATACGTGCAGGTGCTCGAAGGGGAAAGCCGCAAAGAGGTGGATGTGGAGAAGGGTCTGGCTTCCTCCACCCAGGTGGAAATCCGCAAAGGGCTGAAGGAAGGCCAGAAGGTCATTCTTAATAACTAA
- a CDS encoding ABC transporter ATP-binding protein, which translates to MECMVRAQEVTRTFGSGSGAVHALKGTDLAVPSGKLVALKGRSGSGKTTLINLLGALDRPTGGKVFYRDQELSALSDKERSRLRSREMGLIFQSFALLPLMSAFENVEFGLRIAGVPRAHYRDYTERALEAVGMKARMKHRPFELSGGEQQRVAIARAIAHRPSLILADEPTAELDSRMGLQVMKVFRDLVQDFGMTVILTTHDPAIMEIVDKVYALEDGRIVEEA; encoded by the coding sequence ATGGAATGCATGGTAAGGGCCCAGGAAGTAACGAGGACGTTCGGGAGCGGAAGCGGCGCCGTGCATGCGCTGAAGGGAACCGACCTGGCCGTTCCCAGCGGGAAGCTGGTTGCGCTGAAGGGCCGCTCCGGCTCGGGCAAGACAACCCTGATCAACCTGCTCGGCGCCCTGGATCGTCCTACCGGCGGCAAGGTGTTCTACCGGGACCAGGAGCTGTCCGCCTTATCCGATAAGGAGCGGAGCCGGCTGAGAAGCAGGGAGATGGGCCTGATCTTCCAGTCCTTCGCGCTGCTTCCGCTGATGTCGGCCTTCGAGAATGTGGAGTTCGGCCTCCGGATCGCGGGCGTTCCCCGGGCTCATTACCGGGACTATACGGAACGGGCGCTTGAAGCGGTCGGCATGAAGGCCCGGATGAAGCACCGTCCCTTCGAGCTGTCCGGCGGAGAGCAGCAGCGCGTGGCGATCGCCCGGGCGATTGCGCACCGGCCCTCTCTGATTCTCGCCGACGAACCCACCGCCGAGCTCGACAGCCGGATGGGGCTGCAGGTGATGAAGGTGTTTCGGGACTTGGTACAGGATTTCGGCATGACGGTCATTCTGACGACTCACGACCCGGCGATCATGGAGATCGTGGATAAGGTTTATGCATTGGAGGATGGAAGAATTGTGGAAGAGGCTTAA
- the leuB gene encoding 3-isopropylmalate dehydrogenase, which translates to MKEIKIGVLPGDYIGPEITKEALKVLNALEKKYDWQFDIVHLEASGEAYDKYGVHLPEETLRKAAECAALLKGPFGGPPEELNHPKWSGVEQGAILPLRKHFNLFTNLRESKVFDSLIHLSPIKKEVVAGIDILIVRELTSGIYFGEKGERTVDGEREYFDVEAYKESEIERIAIKSFEYAQQRRNKVTLVAKSNVLKSSVLWREVVNKVAKDYPGVTLDYMHVDNAAMQLILNPGQFDVILTSNMFGDILSDEASVLLGSIGLLPSASLGESKFGLYEPIHGSAPSIAGQNIANPISSILCIALLLRFSLDKPEQADEVEAAVARALAEGYRTKDLYQEAQDDASKLVGTVEMGDIITSYIAG; encoded by the coding sequence ATGAAAGAAATCAAGATCGGCGTGCTTCCGGGCGATTACATAGGCCCTGAAATTACGAAAGAAGCGTTGAAGGTGCTGAACGCACTCGAGAAGAAATACGATTGGCAGTTCGACATCGTTCATCTGGAGGCAAGCGGGGAAGCTTATGACAAATACGGCGTCCACCTGCCGGAGGAAACGCTCCGCAAGGCGGCGGAATGCGCAGCCCTTCTGAAGGGTCCTTTTGGCGGACCTCCCGAGGAGCTGAACCATCCCAAATGGTCCGGCGTAGAGCAGGGAGCCATTCTTCCGTTGCGCAAGCACTTCAACCTGTTTACCAACCTGCGGGAATCCAAAGTGTTCGATTCGCTCATTCATCTGTCCCCCATCAAGAAGGAAGTCGTAGCCGGCATCGATATCCTGATCGTGCGCGAGCTGACCTCCGGTATTTACTTCGGGGAGAAGGGCGAGCGTACCGTTGACGGAGAACGCGAATACTTCGATGTGGAGGCGTACAAGGAATCGGAGATCGAGCGGATCGCCATCAAGTCCTTCGAATACGCCCAGCAAAGAAGAAACAAAGTGACCCTGGTCGCCAAATCGAACGTTCTGAAGAGCAGCGTTCTGTGGCGGGAAGTGGTCAACAAGGTAGCCAAGGACTATCCGGGCGTGACGCTCGATTATATGCACGTGGACAATGCGGCCATGCAGCTTATTCTCAACCCGGGCCAGTTCGACGTCATCCTGACGAGCAACATGTTCGGCGACATCCTCTCCGACGAAGCTTCCGTCCTGCTGGGCTCCATTGGGCTGCTGCCGTCGGCGAGCCTCGGGGAGTCGAAGTTCGGTCTGTACGAGCCTATTCACGGGTCCGCCCCAAGCATCGCCGGGCAGAACATCGCGAACCCGATCTCTTCCATTCTGTGCATCGCCCTGCTTCTCCGCTTCTCGCTCGACAAGCCCGAGCAGGCGGACGAAGTGGAAGCCGCTGTGGCCCGAGCCCTAGCGGAAGGCTACCGCACGAAGGATCTGTACCAGGAAGCGCAGGACGATGCGTCGAAGCTGGTCGGAACGGTGGAGATGGGCGACATCATCACCTCCTACATCGCCGGCTAA
- a CDS encoding dihydrofolate reductase produces the protein MISFIVAMDDNRGIGKNNDLPWRLPADLAYVKKVTLGKTLIMGRKTFDSMGKPLPGRRNVVLTRSEDFQAEGTEVVHSVDEALEKYAGGEDEVMIFGGSDIFKLFLPHADRMYITRIHDTFEADTFFPEVDESEWMIVSQKQGVRDEKNPYDYEFYVYERAAAPV, from the coding sequence ATGATTTCTTTTATTGTGGCGATGGACGACAACCGGGGCATAGGGAAGAACAACGACCTACCCTGGAGGCTTCCCGCCGATCTGGCTTACGTCAAGAAAGTGACGCTCGGCAAGACGCTCATCATGGGACGCAAAACCTTTGATTCGATGGGCAAACCGCTGCCCGGCCGAAGGAACGTCGTGCTGACGCGCAGCGAAGATTTTCAGGCGGAGGGGACCGAGGTCGTTCATTCGGTGGACGAAGCCCTGGAGAAGTATGCCGGTGGGGAAGATGAGGTCATGATCTTTGGCGGCTCCGATATTTTCAAGCTGTTTCTCCCGCATGCCGACCGGATGTACATTACCCGGATCCATGATACCTTCGAGGCCGACACCTTTTTTCCGGAGGTGGACGAGTCGGAATGGATGATCGTCTCCCAGAAGCAGGGAGTCCGGGACGAGAAGAATCCTTATGATTACGAGTTCTACGTCTACGAGCGAGCGGCTGCACCGGTCTGA
- a CDS encoding thymidylate synthase: MSRSEHMYLDLMKHIRDHGVRKEDRTGTGTLSVFGHQMRFDLAEGFPLLTTKKIPFSLIKSELLWFIKGDTNIRYLLQHKNNIWNEWAFKKWVEHPSYTGPDMTNFGIRSEKDEAFRKVYEEQMELYKRRMLEDDVFAEQFGELGDVYGKQWRQWKTSRGETIDQLKDVIGMIRTNPDSRRLIVTAWNPEDVPAMALPPCHTLFQFYVAEGRLSCQLYQRSADTFLGVPFNIASYALLTHLIAGECGLQPGEFVHTLGDAHLYVNHLEQVDTQLSREPRELPVLKLNPEVRSVFDYEVQDIKLEGYNPHPSISAPIAV; encoded by the coding sequence ATGAGCCGCAGCGAACACATGTATTTGGATCTGATGAAACATATCCGCGATCACGGAGTAAGGAAGGAGGACCGTACGGGAACGGGAACCCTTTCGGTTTTCGGCCACCAGATGAGGTTTGATCTGGCGGAAGGCTTTCCGCTGCTCACCACGAAGAAGATTCCCTTCAGCCTTATCAAGAGTGAGCTTCTCTGGTTTATTAAAGGAGACACCAATATCCGTTACCTGCTTCAGCATAAGAACAACATCTGGAACGAGTGGGCGTTCAAGAAGTGGGTGGAGCATCCTTCTTATACGGGACCGGATATGACCAACTTCGGGATCCGGTCGGAGAAGGATGAGGCGTTCCGCAAGGTGTATGAGGAGCAGATGGAGCTCTACAAGCGGCGGATGCTGGAGGACGACGTCTTTGCGGAACAGTTCGGCGAGCTGGGGGACGTGTACGGCAAGCAGTGGAGGCAGTGGAAGACCTCCCGCGGGGAAACGATTGACCAGCTGAAGGACGTCATCGGCATGATTCGGACCAATCCGGATTCCCGTCGGCTGATCGTCACCGCCTGGAACCCCGAGGATGTGCCTGCGATGGCCCTTCCGCCGTGCCACACCCTGTTCCAGTTCTACGTAGCGGAAGGCCGTCTGTCGTGCCAGCTGTACCAGCGGAGCGCGGATACTTTCCTTGGCGTCCCGTTTAATATCGCGAGTTACGCCCTGCTTACTCACCTGATCGCCGGGGAATGCGGCCTTCAGCCGGGGGAGTTCGTCCATACGCTCGGGGATGCGCATCTCTACGTGAACCATTTGGAGCAGGTGGACACCCAGCTCAGCCGGGAGCCGCGGGAGCTGCCTGTCCTGAAGCTGAACCCGGAGGTTCGTTCGGTTTTTGACTATGAGGTGCAGGACATCAAGCTGGAAGGCTACAATCCCCATCCGTCCATTTCGGCGCCTATCGCCGTCTAG
- a CDS encoding anti-repressor SinI family protein translates to MNNQVSKQAALDPDWMDLMVLAKRAGFTPDEVRTFLQSANAPAEKRLHQDFRFQGTWQEDNRETEGNPFAGLNR, encoded by the coding sequence ATGAATAACCAAGTATCGAAACAGGCCGCGCTGGATCCCGACTGGATGGATCTTATGGTGCTGGCCAAGCGTGCCGGCTTCACCCCAGACGAAGTAAGAACGTTTCTGCAATCGGCTAACGCACCGGCTGAAAAGAGGCTTCACCAGGATTTCCGGTTTCAGGGAACCTGGCAGGAAGACAACCGGGAAACCGAAGGAAACCCTTTTGCCGGGTTGAACCGGTAG
- a CDS encoding response regulator transcription factor → MTGSKLLIVEDDAGIRELVCLYLKAKGYEPITAENGHRALSLFQSEKPALVVMDVLLPDMSGLQLCRTIREESDVPVLFMSCRRESEDIVNGLGSGGDDYITKPFDPAVLVARVEAQLRRYSMPRNGEDSPQVWKDGYLEIDPLSCEVRIQGKEVPLFAKERQLLLFLFRHPNRIFSTVQLYNEIWGWDSTTDERTVMVHIHHLRKKIEEEPARPKYILTVRGFGYKFAEVAGR, encoded by the coding sequence ATGACAGGCAGCAAATTGTTGATTGTGGAGGACGATGCCGGAATCCGGGAGCTGGTCTGTCTCTACTTGAAGGCCAAGGGGTATGAGCCGATTACGGCGGAGAACGGGCACCGCGCTTTAAGCTTGTTCCAGAGCGAGAAGCCCGCATTGGTGGTAATGGATGTCCTTCTGCCGGACATGAGCGGCCTGCAGCTGTGCCGGACCATAAGAGAGGAGTCGGATGTCCCGGTTCTGTTCATGAGCTGCCGAAGGGAATCCGAGGATATTGTGAACGGTCTCGGATCGGGCGGGGACGATTATATCACGAAGCCCTTTGATCCCGCCGTACTGGTGGCCCGGGTGGAAGCCCAACTTCGTCGCTATTCCATGCCGAGAAACGGGGAGGACAGCCCTCAGGTGTGGAAGGACGGCTACCTGGAAATTGATCCTCTAAGCTGTGAGGTTAGAATTCAGGGCAAGGAGGTTCCTCTGTTCGCCAAGGAGCGGCAGCTGCTCCTGTTTCTGTTCCGTCATCCGAACCGGATCTTTAGCACGGTGCAGCTGTACAACGAGATTTGGGGATGGGACAGCACAACCGATGAAAGAACCGTCATGGTGCACATTCATCACCTGCGAAAGAAGATTGAAGAGGAACCGGCACGGCCCAAGTACATCTTGACGGTTCGGGGCTTCGGTTACAAATTCGCCGAAGTGGCGGGAAGGTGA